In Plasmodium vinckei vinckei genome assembly, chromosome: PVVCY_06, the genomic window ATAAcattacattttatttgtataatttttaataatatttattgtttaacgaattgttttaaatatatataagacaAATTATAACAATTGAATTTCGTGTTAATATAACTTAGTGGTAATTGTCTTTAGccatgttttttttgttattttggGGTTAATTGTGTTATGGGGCAATCGATCAAATGTCGGAATCGATacagaaaaataaatccaaAGTATCGAtttgattttataatataacgtcgatttaaataatttaatatttattatgagAAATTGTGGGGAAAATGGGAATAAGGAAAAAGCATAAAAACGTTTGGAAATTTAGTTGATAAGAAAATggaattaattaatattgaGAATGCTATTCAGTCGACCCCGtccatttattaattaatttttttaattataaaagggaaaacattatttatgctaaataaataataaggataaaaagaataatatggactttatatatactaacTATGATCCTAAaactaatttatattcatgATTCATTTTAATTGTAGTAGCtcaattaatttaatttgtgtgttacacttttttaattttacaaattaGATAATATGTGCACTTGAAactattcattattatatttatatataaagaaatgtTAGCACATAACCAAAGTTATTACATATTCTAAAgtgaattattaattaagataattaaacatattgtattaatttatttagaaaaaagaataatattaaatttaaacacAAAttgtgttttatatttattagaaattatataaaaaagtgtaATATTTCACGGTGAACAATAGCATATATCAAACATGACATTCAAATAATGAGacaaatacatttttaacaattatagtaatacacatttttaattctttatatatttgtaataatataaaattggtTATGTTTTTACTATAAATCAAGAAAATGGATAGTTCTCTAATGTAagaacatataataattagaaaatgtgttttatttaaacttATTGAAATGTTacacaaaattatacaatGAAGCTATTCCGAATATTATTAAGAATAGCGATATTTCgcatatgataaaaatgtttcgGACAAATCACAAAATAAGGATACTTGTCTAAATTGCAACAAAAGTTAATAtaagttttatttaattatattattgtatattattttaaactattattattattaagaaTAATACTAATAGTGAGTTTAACTACTggaaattttatatagagGAATCAAGCTATTTTTTAACCTATTTTGTTgcagtatatatattttatataaaaacaaaatgatgTCAATctacaaattaaaaagacaATTCCATTACAATGGAAAACGAACTATtggtaaataaatttattttaaaataaaacatatttatccTTGATTTTATTGGTtctgtattatatataaatcatattatattttattttaataaaatttggatgaatacatatttttattaatttttataaatattttcttagTGTGAATTTCTTAATATAGCTGATAGTTATTTTATTGGTAAAGATGTCGATACGACGAAAATTAACGAAGAAACAAACATCAAAGGAAATTGTCGTAATGGTAGTTGTAAAACAAATTGGAATAGTATTAATGCTTTGACcgtatatatacttattcTATTCAGAAAATCAATAGATAAAGATAAGTATAATGATTATGATGAATGTTTCTTGTTGTGGCTAAgtgataaattatttaagaTACACAACGAAAGCAAAGACAAAAACCAAAATATTACTTTAAATGAGGCTTATgacaaatatttaaagaaaCATAAAGTAATAATGGATCATTGGCCTCTTTTGGATAATATAAAGGGTTTGAAAAATGCTAAACTTAAAGATATGAGcgaattttataaattacttaataaaatatgtataacaATTTCAgattataatgataatgGCGCTGAAAGTAATAACATTACTAAGAACTCTAAAGAATGTTCTAATCAATATATGATGCTTCACAATCGTTTTTCTGGATGCAAGTCATATCTTGATTTattgaataaattaaaatatatatatgataaatttaGAAATCCTGCTATgaaagaaattaaaaaaaaaaatctatTAAGTACTCTTCAACCACTTAAAACAAAAGATGGAATAGAGATTCGATCGTCGAGAGTTTTTAAACCCTATGACTTTAATAATCCACAATGtcaatcaaaaaaaaaaaaatctcCAAGGCCCCCCAAAACGGACCCATCagtattactatttttttcaaaagaaGAACCACCGCCACAACCTTTAAACCAACTAAAAGATAGTCAACACAAAACACCACCATCTTCACAAAACAGTAATGCATTACCAAAAACTAAAACAGAAAAATCAAGTTCATCAAGTGTACAAGACGCTTCTAAAATTAATCCAAAGACTTCAGACAATAGTGAAGGAAATACAAGGGAAGGAAGTGGTGATACAGGAAGTTCAAATAGTGGATCCGGAAACGTTGATGGTAGATTAAATGATCAAGTAGGTTCCGgtgttaaaaatatgaatgatGGAGTTAAAGAACCCGAAGCTCCAAGTGATGGGAAAGGCAGTCAAGTAAGTAAAGCTGATGGAACAAATGGTGAATCGGTTGGTACAGATATTGGAAAAGGAGGACCAGAAGATGGACCAGGAGTTGGATCAGGAGGTTTGGATAATGGGCAATGCATCAAAGATAGTAAACCAGGGAGTTCAAATAGTGAAATCAGAAATACTGGTGGTAAATCAAGTGATAAGGATTCAGCGGGTAACACAGAAGATAAAAAGAATCTCCAAACTGATCAAAGTATTACACAAGGTAATTCAGTGAAGCAGCACAAAGGTTTAAGTATATCAGGCGGTTCAATAGATGGAGTAGATGGTTCAACAAAACATAAAGAATCCACAAATAATTCAATGGAAAAACATCAACGACATGACTCTCTAGAATCAAATCCGAAAGAAAAACCACAAGATAGCCAGAAAGAAACACGACAACTACAAGAACCAGAACAACAACAGCCACAGCCTTCAGAACAACCAAAAGATAACCAACATGAAACATCACAGCCATCTGTATCACAAACAGGGTTAACAAATGAACAAAGAACCTCAGATATACCACCAAAAGGTCCATCGAGTGAACAAAAAGATCCAGATGATGACACAGAAAATCGAAAGAGTCCCCAAAGTGATTCAAAGGACCATGGCCAAACTCCAGTTATCAATAAAAGAGATTCCAATGATGGGCCGGGTGGTGGAACAAGAGGCACAAGTAGTGTATCAGGTGGTCAAATATCTAATGGTAGCCAAAGAGGTGCAAATACCAGTCAACAAGGTAAAAGCGGTGGATCAGGTCATGGTACAGGTAATCAAGGAAGTTCAAGCCATCAAGGAGGAGATACAGGTGGCGATAAAGGAAGTCAAGATGGGTCAGACCGAAAAGAGGGTAAACCACCCACATCTAATGATCCATCACCCACTCAAAAAGATTTAAATCAACAAAATTCATCAGATACATCACAAACTCCAAAAGATCCACAAATTTCACAAACTCAAGAACAGAGAACGTCTCATGACACGTCTGGAAACCAAAATTCTGATCGAACCGATCAAGAAGAACCTCAAAAACCAGTGATAACTCCAGTGATtaagaaagaaaatataagaacCGAATTAAAAGGAAATGGAATAACAGGAATAGATGATGgaaatgtattaaaaaaatacaaaaaaaatgtaatttcAATTATAGTTATTCTAATACCCATTACTTTAACTATTCTGTACAAggtaaataaaagaaaattatgatgtgtactatttttaaaatatttcctcataaaacattatatatttttcataattttatgttaGTATTTGTCATCTGGATGGAGAAAAGAATTGacgagaaaaaaaaacatgaaaaaggttataaattcaattggaggaaaaaaacaaatacaaataattataaaatcatctaatcaaaaaaagaatactAAAAAATCTATAAATTCCATTTATAAGGAAAAATTTCcatcattaaatatatacaaacttATGCAGGCTGATCCTAtaccatttattaatttattttttt contains:
- a CDS encoding CIR protein PIR protein — its product is MENELLCEFLNIADSYFIGKDVDTTKINEETNIKGNCRNGSCKTNWNSINALTVYILILFRKSIDKDKYNDYDECFLLWLSDKLFKIHNESKDKNQNITLNEAYDKYLKKHKVIMDHWPLLDNIKGLKNAKLKDMSEFYKLLNKICITISDYNDNGAESNNITKNSKECSNQYMMLHNRFSGCKSYLDLLNKLKYIYDKFRNPAMKEIKKKNLLSTLQPLKTKDGIEIRSSRVFKPYDFNNPQCQSKKKKSPRPPKTDPSVLLFFSKEEPPPQPLNQLKDSQHKTPPSSQNSNALPKTKTEKSSSSSVQDASKINPKTSDNSEGNTREGSGDTGSSNSGSGNVDGRLNDQVGSGVKNMNDGVKEPEAPSDGKGSQVSKADGTNGESVGTDIGKGGPEDGPGVGSGGLDNGQCIKDSKPGSSNSEIRNTGGKSSDKDSAGNTEDKKNLQTDQSITQGNSVKQHKGLSISGGSIDGVDGSTKHKESTNNSMEKHQRHDSLESNPKEKPQDSQKETRQLQEPEQQQPQPSEQPKDNQHETSQPSVSQTGLTNEQRTSDIPPKGPSSEQKDPDDDTENRKSPQSDSKDHGQTPVINKRDSNDGPGGGTRGTSSVSGGQISNGSQRGANTSQQGKSGGSGHGTGNQGSSSHQGGDTGGDKGSQDGSDRKEGKPPTSNDPSPTQKDLNQQNSSDTSQTPKDPQISQTQEQRTSHDTSGNQNSDRTDQEEPQKPVITPVIKKENIRTELKGNGITGIDDGNVLKKYKKNVISIIVILIPITLTILYKYLSSGWRKELTRKKNMKKVINSIGGKKQIQIIIKSSNQKKNTKKSINSIYKEKFPSLNIYKLMQADPIPFINLFFLLIFFVYKRKENFLEL